The Paraburkholderia sp. ZP32-5 genome includes a window with the following:
- a CDS encoding RBBP9/YdeN family alpha/beta hydrolase, whose amino-acid sequence MTEQKLNALVLPGYQNSGAGHWQTRWEALDPGFVRVQMPDWDHPSRDAWCRTLDAAVAVAEAPVVFAAHSLGCLTTAFWVSQYASDAQLAKVAGALLVAVPDPTGAHFPSDATGFAPVPLTRLPFPTIVVSSSDDPYGGVAFSQTCANSWGSRWVGLCSRGHINADSGLGDWDEGRSWLASLLASR is encoded by the coding sequence ATGACCGAACAGAAACTGAACGCGCTCGTGCTGCCGGGATACCAGAACTCCGGTGCAGGCCATTGGCAAACGCGCTGGGAAGCGCTCGATCCGGGCTTCGTTCGCGTGCAGATGCCGGACTGGGACCATCCTTCACGCGACGCATGGTGCCGCACGCTCGACGCCGCGGTCGCCGTCGCCGAGGCGCCGGTCGTGTTCGCCGCGCATAGTCTCGGCTGCCTGACGACGGCGTTCTGGGTGTCGCAATACGCGAGCGACGCGCAGCTCGCGAAAGTAGCCGGCGCGCTGCTCGTCGCGGTGCCCGATCCCACCGGGGCGCATTTCCCGTCCGACGCGACCGGCTTTGCGCCGGTGCCGCTCACACGGCTGCCGTTTCCGACCATCGTCGTGTCGAGCAGCGACGATCCGTATGGCGGCGTGGCGTTTTCACAGACTTGCGCGAATTCGTGGGGCAGCCGTTGGGTTGGCCTGTGCTCGCGTGGCCATATCAATGCGGACAGCGGGCTTGGCGACTGGGACGAAGGGCGGAGCTGGCTCGCTTCGCTGCTGGCTTCGCGCTGA
- the ggt gene encoding gamma-glutamyltransferase produces the protein MSVLPHGALRAPFARARTSARFSFRTRVALASACVVALAASLAAPVRAIAKTPPPKPALEASAVAVPDSYSAETAQQIFAAGGNAVDAAVAIAFTLAVTRPDAGNLGGGGFMTLFVDGKPYFLDYRERAPQQASRDMYIDDKGNAVPGMSTVGYRAVAVPGTVDGMWQAQRRFGKLKWKQVLAPAIHYATDGFQVDARLQQRIDAAAKNFAGHTSFDAYFSNLKLGATMRQPELAQTLSRIASDGGREFYEGRTAELITAQMYGHGLITKQDLGDYKAVWREPLAADWKGYRVITAPPPSSGGIGLIQMLKMRADLQPAFDGLALNSAQYIHLIAQIEDRVFADRQRYSGDPDASPVPVAKLIDDAYLAQRAGEIKTAEAPRAAPVEPASGDAAVEKAQTTHFSVVDKWGNAVSNTYTLNGDFGSGVVVDGGGFLLNDAMDDFVVKPAGGAAGASTTTAADGAEPNTIAPGRRPISSMTPTLLLKDGKVALAIGTPGGSRILTTIFQLMTNLYDFGMTPTDALAAMRFHHQLLPGKTIYFEPYHPVPDDLAAQLKALGYTVEQQSFNGDVQMIRVDGTTPEPASDPRGGGVARVIR, from the coding sequence ATGTCTGTCCTCCCGCACGGCGCGCTCCGCGCGCCTTTTGCCCGTGCTCGCACGAGCGCCCGTTTTTCCTTCCGTACCCGCGTTGCGCTCGCGTCGGCGTGTGTCGTCGCGCTGGCCGCCAGCCTCGCCGCGCCCGTTCGCGCGATCGCCAAAACACCGCCGCCGAAGCCGGCGCTCGAAGCGTCCGCGGTCGCGGTGCCCGATAGCTACAGTGCCGAAACCGCGCAGCAGATCTTCGCCGCGGGCGGCAACGCGGTGGATGCCGCCGTCGCGATTGCCTTCACGCTCGCGGTCACGCGGCCGGACGCGGGCAACCTCGGCGGAGGCGGCTTCATGACGCTCTTTGTCGACGGCAAGCCGTATTTTCTCGACTACCGTGAGCGTGCGCCGCAGCAGGCGAGTCGCGATATGTACATCGACGACAAGGGCAACGCGGTGCCGGGCATGAGCACGGTCGGGTATCGCGCGGTTGCGGTGCCGGGGACGGTCGACGGCATGTGGCAAGCGCAGCGGCGGTTCGGCAAGCTCAAATGGAAACAGGTGCTCGCCCCGGCGATCCATTACGCGACCGATGGCTTTCAGGTCGATGCGCGGCTGCAGCAGCGCATCGACGCGGCCGCGAAGAATTTCGCCGGCCACACCAGTTTCGATGCGTATTTCTCGAATCTGAAGTTGGGCGCGACGATGCGCCAGCCGGAACTCGCGCAGACGTTGTCGCGGATCGCCAGCGACGGCGGCCGAGAATTCTACGAAGGCCGCACCGCCGAGCTGATCACCGCGCAGATGTACGGGCACGGCCTGATCACGAAGCAGGATCTGGGCGACTACAAGGCGGTCTGGCGCGAACCGCTCGCGGCAGACTGGAAGGGCTACCGCGTGATTACCGCGCCGCCGCCGAGTTCGGGCGGCATCGGGCTGATCCAGATGCTGAAGATGCGCGCCGATCTGCAGCCCGCATTCGATGGCCTCGCACTGAATTCGGCGCAGTACATCCACCTGATCGCGCAGATCGAGGACCGCGTGTTCGCGGACCGGCAGCGCTATAGCGGCGATCCGGACGCAAGCCCGGTGCCGGTCGCGAAGCTGATCGACGATGCGTACCTCGCGCAACGCGCGGGCGAAATCAAGACCGCCGAAGCACCGCGCGCGGCGCCGGTCGAGCCGGCTTCCGGCGATGCGGCCGTGGAGAAGGCGCAGACCACCCATTTCTCGGTGGTCGACAAATGGGGCAATGCGGTGTCGAACACCTACACGCTGAACGGCGACTTTGGTTCGGGCGTGGTGGTCGACGGCGGCGGCTTTCTGCTCAACGATGCAATGGACGATTTCGTCGTGAAGCCCGCCGGCGGCGCGGCTGGCGCGAGCACGACGACTGCCGCGGATGGTGCCGAGCCCAACACGATAGCGCCGGGGCGCCGACCCATTTCATCGATGACGCCGACGCTGCTGTTGAAGGACGGCAAGGTCGCGCTCGCAATCGGTACGCCGGGCGGCTCACGCATCCTGACGACGATTTTCCAGCTGATGACGAACCTGTACGACTTCGGCATGACGCCGACGGACGCGCTCGCCGCGATGCGTTTTCATCACCAACTGCTGCCGGGTAAGACGATCTACTTCGAGCCGTATCATCCCGTTCCGGACGACTTGGCCGCGCAGTTGAAGGCGCTCGGCTATACGGTCGAGCAGCAGTCGTTCAATGGCGACGTGCAGATGATTCGCGTCGACGGCACGACGCCCGAGCCGGCCAGCGATCCGCGTGGCGGCGGAGTGGCGCGGGTGATACGGTAG
- a CDS encoding RT0821/Lpp0805 family surface protein encodes MSMRTSVLFRLSAASLLLGATLCAQAANLDFLHDTPIAYMKPRDTDSIKHAVFAALNDKKDGESVTWVNEGTGNSVKIDANITMVNTTTDGNRTCRDVAVALNAKGQSLNLKPTFCKAGAGTWKMQKK; translated from the coding sequence ATGTCGATGCGAACTTCCGTGCTATTCCGCCTGAGTGCAGCGAGCCTGCTGCTGGGCGCTACGCTCTGCGCACAAGCCGCCAATCTCGACTTTCTGCACGATACGCCGATCGCCTATATGAAGCCGCGCGACACGGACTCGATCAAGCATGCGGTCTTCGCTGCGCTCAACGATAAAAAGGACGGCGAGAGCGTGACCTGGGTCAACGAGGGCACCGGCAATAGCGTGAAGATCGACGCGAACATCACGATGGTCAACACTACCACCGACGGCAACCGCACCTGCCGGGACGTCGCCGTCGCGCTCAATGCGAAGGGGCAATCGCTGAACCTGAAACCGACCTTCTGCAAGGCAGGCGCCGGCACCTGGAAAATGCAGAAGAAATGA
- a CDS encoding glutamine--tRNA ligase/YqeY domain fusion protein codes for MNTERNDAPAASNFIRNIIDDDNRTGKWSQRVETRFPPEPNGYLHIGHAKSICLNFGVARNYGGVCHLRFDDTNPEKESVEYVDSIIDAVSWLGFEWKKDNHEHLYYASDYYDKLYAFAELLIERGKAYVDSQSAEEIRANRGSATEVGTPSRFRERSVEENLDLFRRMKAGEFKEGEHVLRAKIDMSSPNFNMRDPVIYRIRFAHHYRTGDAWCVYPMYDYTHCISDALENITHSLCTLEFEDHRPLYDWILNELAEAGVFTRPLPQQIEFSRLNLTYAITSKRKLLQLVNEGHVEGWDDPRMPTIVGVRRRGFTPESIQLFCERIGVTKVDSWIDMSVFEGALRDDLDEKAPRIAAVLDPVKLIIDNFPAGLTESCHAPVHPHHPEQGMREFPISRELWIERDDFTETPPKGYFRLFPGNKVRLRYGYVIECTHADKDENGNIVAVHCNYFPDSRSGTEGANNYKVKGNIHWVSAEAACPAEVRIYDRLFKEPQPDAGGRDFLEALNPDSKRVVQAYLETGAHHALPEQRYQFERHGYFVADRIDSKPGKPVFNRIVSLRDSWGKPA; via the coding sequence ATGAATACCGAACGCAACGACGCGCCAGCGGCATCCAATTTCATCCGCAACATCATCGACGACGACAACCGCACCGGCAAATGGAGCCAGCGCGTCGAAACGCGCTTCCCGCCCGAGCCGAACGGCTATCTGCATATCGGTCACGCGAAGAGCATCTGCCTGAATTTCGGCGTTGCGCGCAACTACGGCGGCGTGTGCCATCTGCGCTTCGACGACACCAATCCGGAAAAGGAAAGCGTCGAATACGTCGACTCGATCATCGACGCGGTGAGCTGGCTCGGCTTCGAGTGGAAGAAGGACAACCACGAGCATCTGTATTACGCGAGCGACTACTACGACAAGCTCTACGCATTCGCCGAGCTGCTGATCGAGCGCGGCAAGGCCTACGTGGATAGCCAGTCGGCCGAGGAAATCCGCGCGAACCGCGGCTCGGCCACCGAGGTCGGCACGCCGTCGCGTTTCCGCGAGCGCTCGGTCGAGGAAAACCTCGACCTGTTCCGCCGCATGAAGGCGGGCGAGTTCAAGGAAGGCGAGCACGTGCTGCGCGCGAAGATCGACATGTCGTCGCCGAACTTCAACATGCGCGACCCGGTGATCTATCGCATCCGCTTCGCGCATCACTACCGCACCGGCGACGCGTGGTGCGTGTATCCGATGTACGACTACACACACTGCATCTCGGACGCACTCGAAAACATCACGCATTCGCTGTGCACGCTCGAGTTCGAAGATCATCGTCCGCTGTATGACTGGATCCTGAACGAGCTTGCCGAAGCCGGCGTGTTCACTCGCCCGCTGCCGCAGCAAATCGAATTCTCGCGTCTGAACCTGACCTACGCGATCACCAGCAAGCGCAAGCTGCTGCAACTGGTCAACGAAGGCCACGTCGAGGGCTGGGACGATCCGCGCATGCCGACCATCGTCGGCGTACGGCGGCGCGGCTTCACGCCCGAGTCGATCCAGCTGTTCTGCGAGCGCATCGGCGTGACCAAGGTCGATTCGTGGATCGACATGAGCGTGTTCGAAGGCGCGCTGCGCGACGATCTCGACGAGAAAGCGCCGCGTATTGCCGCCGTGCTCGATCCGGTCAAGCTGATCATCGACAACTTCCCCGCGGGCCTCACCGAATCGTGCCACGCACCGGTGCATCCGCATCATCCGGAACAGGGCATGCGCGAGTTCCCGATTTCGCGCGAACTGTGGATCGAGCGCGACGACTTCACCGAAACGCCGCCGAAGGGCTACTTCCGCCTGTTCCCCGGCAACAAGGTGCGGCTGCGTTACGGCTACGTGATCGAATGCACGCACGCCGATAAGGACGAAAACGGCAACATCGTCGCGGTGCATTGCAACTACTTCCCGGACAGCCGCTCGGGCACCGAAGGCGCGAACAACTACAAGGTCAAGGGCAATATCCACTGGGTCAGCGCCGAGGCCGCCTGCCCGGCCGAAGTGCGCATCTACGACCGGCTGTTCAAGGAGCCGCAACCGGACGCGGGCGGCCGCGACTTCCTCGAAGCACTGAATCCGGATTCGAAGCGCGTGGTCCAGGCCTACCTCGAAACCGGCGCGCACCATGCGCTGCCGGAGCAGCGCTACCAGTTCGAGCGCCATGGCTACTTCGTCGCCGATCGCATTGATTCGAAGCCGGGTAAGCCCGTATTCAATCGGATCGTCAGTCTGCGCGACAGTTGGGGGAAGCCGGCGTAA
- a CDS encoding NUDIX hydrolase encodes MSPRTVSCGIVLLDPNGRVLLAHATETTHWDIPKGQGEEGESPDVTALREMIEETGIALDPARLKDLGLFVYRRDKDLHLFAARASADELDLSGCTCTSLFPRRSDGTLIPEMDDYRWASIDEVPRYASRSLTRLFETTLSLAELHRLL; translated from the coding sequence ATGAGCCCGCGAACCGTGTCATGCGGGATCGTGCTGCTCGATCCGAATGGGCGTGTGCTGCTTGCGCACGCCACCGAAACCACGCATTGGGACATCCCGAAAGGACAGGGCGAAGAGGGCGAGTCACCGGACGTCACCGCGCTGCGCGAGATGATCGAGGAGACCGGTATCGCGCTCGATCCCGCACGCCTGAAGGATCTGGGTCTGTTCGTCTACCGGCGCGACAAGGACCTGCATCTGTTCGCCGCGCGCGCGAGTGCCGACGAACTCGATCTGTCCGGTTGCACCTGCACGTCGCTGTTTCCGCGCCGCTCGGACGGCACGCTGATCCCCGAAATGGACGACTACCGCTGGGCGTCGATCGACGAAGTCCCGCGCTACGCGAGCCGCAGTCTCACGCGGCTGTTCGAGACGACACTGTCGCTCGCGGAGTTGCACCGGTTGCTATGA
- a CDS encoding CaiB/BaiF CoA transferase family protein: protein MGALSHIRVLDLTRVLAGPWCAQTLADFGADVIKIERPEAGDDTRHWGPPYLKTPEGTDTREAAYYLAANRNKRSVTVDIASPEGQRIIRELAAQSDVVLENYKVGQLKKYGLDYESLKQVKPDLIYCSVTGFGQTGPYAQRAGYDFIVQGIGGFMSITGERDGQPGGGPQKAGVAIADLMTGMYSTVAVLTALTHRDRTGEGQYIDMALLDVQVAMLANMNSNYLASGKPPARWGNAHPNIVPYQTFQTSDGWIIVAVGNDGQFRKFVEAGGRPELADDDRFATNPARVRNRDILVPILADMVRLQGKQQWIAALEAAGVPCGPINDLNEVFENEQVVARGLQVDLPHPSGGTVKLVRNPINMSGTPPRASSHPPLLGEHTERVLADVLGYDAGKIAELRAKSVI, encoded by the coding sequence ATGGGCGCTCTCAGTCACATCCGCGTGCTGGATCTCACCCGCGTGCTCGCCGGCCCATGGTGCGCGCAGACGCTTGCCGATTTCGGCGCCGACGTCATCAAGATCGAACGCCCCGAAGCCGGCGACGACACCCGCCACTGGGGACCTCCGTATCTGAAAACACCGGAAGGCACCGATACGCGCGAAGCCGCGTACTACCTCGCGGCGAACCGCAACAAGCGTTCGGTCACGGTCGATATCGCGTCGCCCGAAGGACAGCGGATCATCCGCGAACTGGCCGCGCAAAGCGACGTGGTGCTCGAGAACTACAAGGTCGGCCAGTTGAAGAAATACGGCCTCGACTACGAATCACTAAAGCAGGTGAAGCCCGATCTGATCTACTGCTCGGTCACGGGCTTCGGGCAGACCGGACCGTATGCGCAGCGCGCCGGCTACGACTTTATCGTGCAGGGCATCGGCGGCTTCATGAGCATCACCGGCGAGCGCGACGGCCAGCCGGGCGGCGGCCCGCAAAAGGCCGGCGTCGCGATCGCCGACCTGATGACCGGCATGTATTCGACCGTCGCCGTGCTCACCGCGCTCACGCATCGCGACCGCACCGGCGAAGGCCAATACATCGATATGGCGCTGCTCGACGTGCAGGTCGCGATGCTCGCCAACATGAACTCGAACTACCTCGCGAGCGGCAAGCCGCCGGCGCGCTGGGGCAATGCGCATCCGAACATCGTGCCCTATCAGACCTTCCAGACGAGCGACGGCTGGATCATCGTCGCGGTCGGCAACGACGGCCAGTTCCGCAAGTTCGTCGAAGCGGGTGGCCGTCCGGAACTCGCCGACGACGACCGCTTCGCGACCAACCCGGCTCGCGTGCGCAACCGCGATATCCTCGTGCCGATTCTTGCCGACATGGTTCGCCTGCAGGGCAAGCAGCAATGGATCGCCGCGCTCGAAGCGGCGGGCGTGCCTTGCGGGCCGATCAACGATCTCAATGAAGTGTTCGAGAACGAACAGGTGGTCGCGCGCGGGCTGCAGGTGGATCTGCCGCATCCGTCGGGCGGCACGGTCAAGCTGGTGCGCAACCCGATCAACATGAGCGGCACGCCGCCGCGGGCGTCGAGCCATCCACCGCTGCTCGGCGAGCATACCGAGCGCGTGCTCGCCGACGTGTTGGGATACGACGCGGGGAAAATTGCGGAGTTGAGAGCGAAGTCGGTGATTTGA
- a CDS encoding transporter substrate-binding domain-containing protein → MKVPARSGAPTRGTVRIARGLLAALATCAGLAGLAHADELSGTLKKIHDDGVVVLGVREASIPFSYFDGKHTVGYSQAIALQIVDEIRKTLDMPQLRVHEITVTSSNRTPMLMNNQIDLECGSTTHTLERENVAAFSNSFFQYAVRMITRKNSGITDFADLAGKPVVTTAATSDERLLRRLNTDKQLNMRITSVRDHQEAFTTLKEGRAVAFVMDEPIVYGFKATDPHPDDFVVTGTPLGYEVYACMFRKGDEPFRNLVNRVIARLQTSGDAERLYSQWFTKPIPPLGINLNFPLSDANRALFEHPNDRALD, encoded by the coding sequence ATGAAAGTTCCGGCCCGCAGCGGCGCACCTACCAGGGGCACAGTCCGAATCGCGCGCGGCCTGCTCGCGGCGCTCGCCACGTGCGCCGGGCTCGCCGGCCTCGCTCATGCGGACGAATTGAGCGGCACGCTGAAAAAAATCCATGACGACGGCGTGGTCGTGCTCGGCGTGCGCGAAGCATCGATTCCGTTCTCGTATTTCGACGGCAAGCACACGGTCGGCTACTCGCAAGCCATCGCGCTGCAAATCGTCGACGAAATCCGCAAGACGCTCGATATGCCGCAACTGCGCGTGCATGAAATCACGGTGACGTCGTCGAACCGCACACCGATGCTGATGAACAACCAGATCGATCTGGAATGCGGCTCGACCACGCATACGCTCGAGCGCGAAAACGTCGCGGCGTTCTCGAACAGCTTCTTCCAGTACGCGGTGCGGATGATCACGCGCAAGAACAGCGGCATCACCGATTTCGCCGATCTGGCCGGCAAACCGGTCGTGACGACCGCGGCGACGTCCGACGAGCGGCTGCTGCGCCGGCTGAACACCGACAAGCAGTTGAACATGCGCATCACGAGCGTGCGCGATCATCAGGAGGCGTTCACCACGCTGAAGGAAGGCCGCGCGGTGGCCTTCGTGATGGACGAGCCGATTGTCTACGGCTTCAAGGCGACCGACCCGCATCCGGACGATTTCGTCGTGACAGGCACGCCGCTCGGCTACGAGGTTTATGCGTGCATGTTCCGCAAGGGCGACGAGCCGTTTCGCAACCTCGTGAATCGCGTGATCGCGCGCTTGCAGACCTCCGGCGATGCCGAGCGTCTATACAGCCAATGGTTCACCAAGCCGATTCCGCCGCTCGGCATCAACCTCAATTTCCCGCTGTCGGATGCGAACCGTGCGTTGTTCGAGCATCCGAACGATCGCGCGCTGGATTAA